A window from Ignavibacteriota bacterium encodes these proteins:
- a CDS encoding GTPase — translation MSKKNILIMGAAGRDFHNFNVFFRNNEDYNVVAFTATQIPNIDGRLYPAELAGKLYPNGIKIYDESELVNLIKEFKVHEVVFSYSDVPFNYVMTKASIVNAAGISFRLLGSEETMLKSTKPVIAVLATRTGCGKSQTSRKIVKILRDAGKKVVAVRHPMPYGDLVKQKVQRFAALEDLKNHNCTIEEIEEYEPHIALGGIIYAGVDYEAILREAEKEADVILWDGGNNDMSFYKPDVTFTVVDPHRPGHELSYYPGNTSLRLADAIIVNKIDSAKPDDILTVINNSREINPSAIIIEGASPLIVDKPQLITNKKVLVVEDGPTLTHGEMKYGAGTVAAQKLGAKAIIDPRPFTVNSITKTFEKYPNIGILLPAMGYGDDQMKDLEETINKVECDSVVIGTPIDLGRILKINKPSTRVMYELQEIGSITLQSVLHEKGIL, via the coding sequence ATGTCGAAAAAAAATATTCTAATTATGGGTGCAGCTGGAAGAGATTTTCACAATTTTAACGTTTTCTTTAGAAATAATGAGGATTACAATGTTGTTGCATTTACAGCAACACAAATTCCAAATATAGATGGAAGATTATATCCCGCAGAATTAGCCGGAAAATTATATCCAAACGGAATAAAAATTTATGATGAATCTGAATTAGTAAATTTGATAAAAGAGTTTAAAGTTCACGAAGTTGTATTTTCATATTCAGATGTTCCCTTTAATTATGTAATGACAAAAGCATCAATTGTTAATGCAGCTGGAATTTCATTCCGTCTATTAGGAAGCGAAGAAACAATGTTAAAAAGTACAAAACCGGTAATTGCGGTTTTAGCAACAAGAACCGGTTGCGGAAAATCTCAAACTTCTAGAAAAATTGTAAAAATTTTAAGAGATGCTGGAAAAAAGGTTGTTGCTGTTCGTCACCCAATGCCGTATGGAGATTTGGTAAAACAAAAAGTTCAAAGATTTGCAGCTTTGGAAGATTTGAAAAATCATAATTGCACGATTGAAGAAATTGAGGAATATGAACCGCACATTGCTCTTGGCGGAATTATTTATGCCGGAGTTGATTACGAGGCAATTCTTCGCGAAGCTGAAAAAGAAGCTGATGTAATTTTGTGGGATGGCGGAAATAATGATATGTCATTTTATAAACCGGATGTTACTTTTACAGTTGTTGATCCGCATCGCCCAGGACATGAACTTTCTTATTATCCCGGAAATACTTCACTTCGTTTAGCGGATGCGATAATTGTAAATAAAATTGATTCTGCGAAACCAGATGATATTTTAACGGTAATTAATAATTCGAGGGAAATTAATCCATCTGCAATAATTATTGAAGGAGCATCTCCTTTAATTGTTGATAAACCACAATTGATTACAAATAAAAAGGTCTTAGTTGTGGAAGACGGTCCAACTTTAACTCACGGCGAAATGAAGTATGGAGCTGGAACTGTTGCAGCGCAAAAACTTGGTGCAAAAGCAATTATTGACCCCAGACCTTTTACTGTAAATTCCATTACAAAAACATTTGAAAAATATCCAAATATTGGAATTTTACTTCCGGCAATGGGATATGGTGATGACCAAATGAAAGATCTTGAAGAAACAATAAACAAAGTTGAATGTGATTCTGTTGTTATAGGAACACCTATTGATTTAGGCAGAATTTTGAAAATAAACAAACCATCAACAAGAGTAATGTATGAATTGCAAGAAATTGGATCAATTACACTTCAATCAGTTTTGCATGAAAAGGGAATTTTATGA
- a CDS encoding lipocalin family protein gives MKKIYLMLTVFSSILIAQNKPIKTVDSVNLQKYVGTWYEIAKIPNTFQDHCIKNTTATYKINEDGDIEVLNQCLDDEGEIDGAEGIARIVDRKTNSKLEVSFVSIFGWNLFWGDYWILGLDQNYNYAVIGTPSRKYGWILSRTKKLNESDLEKCFIIFEENGYDRNKFELDVHDN, from the coding sequence ATGAAAAAAATATATTTAATGTTAACTGTATTTTCATCTATTTTAATTGCCCAAAACAAACCAATAAAAACTGTTGATTCTGTTAATCTCCAAAAATATGTTGGAACTTGGTACGAGATTGCAAAAATTCCCAATACATTTCAAGATCATTGCATTAAGAATACAACAGCAACGTACAAAATAAATGAGGACGGTGATATTGAAGTTTTAAATCAATGTTTAGATGATGAAGGTGAAATAGATGGCGCTGAAGGTATAGCGCGAATTGTTGATAGAAAAACAAATTCAAAATTAGAAGTTAGTTTTGTAAGTATTTTCGGCTGGAATTTATTTTGGGGAGATTATTGGATTTTAGGGTTAGACCAAAATTACAATTATGCTGTAATCGGAACTCCTTCAAGAAAATACGGATGGATATTGAGCAGAACCAAAAAATTGAATGAAAGTGATTTAGAAAAATGTTTTATAATATTTGAAGAAAACGGTTATGATAGAAATAAATTTGAACTTGATGTGCATGATAATTAA
- the arcC gene encoding carbamate kinase, with amino-acid sequence MKKKLAVVALGGNALLRGNEIGTIEEQEKNTFDTCKQLVGLIKNDYNIIITHGNGPQVGNIILRNEAGYEKYKIPQMPMDICVADSQGGIGYMIERMLRNVFNEEKIKKNVVTLVTQVLVDKNDLAFENPTKPVGPFYLKEEADLLAKKNNWIFKKDSRNRGWRKVVASPIPLKIMNQEVIKSIANKGTIVIAVGGGGVPVYKHENGYLEAIEAVIDKDLASSVLAKEIGADKFYIVTDVPKVYINFNKKNQSELGKIKVSDIKNYLDAGEFGSGSMEPKIKAAINFCISTQNESIITNGESLPIPGCGTRISL; translated from the coding sequence ATGAAAAAAAAGCTTGCGGTTGTTGCTCTTGGTGGCAATGCATTATTACGTGGGAATGAAATTGGGACAATTGAAGAACAAGAAAAAAATACTTTTGATACATGTAAGCAATTGGTGGGATTAATTAAGAATGATTATAACATAATAATTACACATGGAAATGGACCGCAAGTTGGAAATATTATCCTTAGAAATGAAGCCGGATATGAAAAGTACAAAATTCCCCAAATGCCAATGGATATTTGTGTTGCAGATTCTCAAGGTGGAATTGGTTATATGATAGAAAGAATGCTGAGAAATGTTTTTAACGAAGAAAAAATAAAAAAGAATGTTGTAACACTTGTAACTCAAGTTTTAGTTGATAAAAATGATCTAGCTTTTGAAAATCCTACAAAACCGGTTGGACCATTCTATCTAAAAGAAGAAGCTGATTTACTTGCTAAGAAGAACAACTGGATATTCAAAAAAGATTCACGAAATAGAGGCTGGAGAAAAGTTGTAGCTTCACCAATTCCTTTAAAGATAATGAATCAAGAAGTAATAAAATCAATTGCAAATAAAGGAACAATTGTAATAGCTGTTGGCGGTGGAGGGGTTCCGGTTTACAAACATGAAAATGGATATCTTGAAGCAATTGAAGCTGTAATTGATAAAGATTTGGCATCTTCCGTTTTGGCAAAAGAAATTGGAGCAGATAAGTTTTATATTGTTACTGATGTTCCGAAAGTTTACATAAATTTTAATAAAAAGAATCAATCAGAACTCGGGAAAATTAAAGTTAGTGATATTAAGAATTACCTCGATGCTGGCGAATTTGGTTCTGGAAGTATGGAACCAAAAATTAAAGCTGCAATAAATTTTTGCATTTCAACTCAAAACGAAAGTATTATTACTAACGGAGAAAGCCTTCCAATTCCAGGTTGCGGAACGCGAATTTCTTTATAA
- a CDS encoding GNAT family N-acetyltransferase codes for MKKNDNPLISEVNLKALAKSIYQESTLMGFNSNDYIKLTNEILGMTIDRKVIVEIPEEIKIVEDDDKFPLITKNLKIREYSEKKDKKIIEKWFEDETSRLFLLSTTSIQNLNIDFILSDNKNIFATITLKNDLPIGLLAILNIDHKNKKGEMRKLIGDLNYRGKGFAKEASKRWIDYCTNSLGLRKIYINTIETNINNITLNRQLGFEIEGLFKKDIILDGVEHDVLRMAYFKS; via the coding sequence ATGAAAAAGAATGATAATCCGCTAATTTCGGAAGTAAATTTAAAAGCATTAGCAAAAAGTATTTATCAAGAATCAACTTTAATGGGATTTAATTCAAATGATTATATTAAACTAACTAATGAAATTTTGGGAATGACTATTGACAGAAAAGTGATTGTGGAAATTCCGGAAGAAATTAAAATTGTTGAAGATGATGATAAATTTCCGCTAATTACTAAAAACTTAAAAATTCGAGAATATTCTGAAAAAAAAGATAAAAAAATTATTGAAAAATGGTTTGAGGATGAAACAAGTCGTTTATTTCTACTTTCAACAACTTCTATTCAAAACTTAAACATTGATTTTATTTTATCCGATAATAAAAATATTTTTGCAACAATTACATTAAAAAATGATCTTCCGATTGGTTTACTTGCAATTTTAAATATCGATCATAAAAATAAAAAAGGCGAAATGCGAAAACTTATTGGTGATTTAAATTACCGCGGAAAAGGGTTTGCAAAAGAAGCTTCAAAAAGGTGGATTGATTATTGTACTAATTCTTTAGGATTACGCAAAATTTACATAAATACAATTGAAACAAATATTAATAATATTACGTTAAATCGGCAATTAGGATTTGAAATAGAAGGTTTATTCAAAAAAGATATTATTTTGGATGGAGTTGAGCACGATGTTTTACGTATGGCTTATTTTAAATCATAA
- a CDS encoding NTP transferase domain-containing protein encodes MIINKVNNLAGIIITAGFSSRMGEFKPLLIFNDKSFLQNIIEKLDLICEKIIVVTGFKENEILKHVSKFDVKLKSKIEIIRNENYEMGMFTSLQKGLQKINSDWVIYHFVDQPHIPNKFYGEYSNIIDKTNDWIQPINKGRNGHPIIFNHKVSDIIVNSNQNSNLRNVTASDKINKYFWECDYQEILTDIDTPNDYEKLKGIK; translated from the coding sequence ATGATTATAAATAAAGTGAATAATTTAGCTGGAATAATAATAACTGCCGGATTCTCAAGCAGAATGGGGGAATTTAAGCCATTACTAATTTTTAATGATAAATCATTTTTGCAAAATATAATTGAAAAATTAGATTTAATTTGTGAAAAAATTATTGTTGTTACCGGATTTAAAGAAAATGAAATTCTTAAGCATGTCTCAAAATTTGATGTAAAACTTAAAAGTAAAATAGAAATTATTCGTAATGAAAACTATGAAATGGGAATGTTCACATCACTTCAAAAAGGATTGCAGAAAATTAATTCAGATTGGGTAATTTATCATTTTGTTGATCAACCACATATTCCAAATAAATTTTATGGAGAATATTCTAATATAATTGATAAGACCAATGACTGGATTCAGCCTATAAATAAAGGACGAAATGGACATCCGATTATTTTTAATCATAAAGTTAGTGATATAATTGTAAATTCAAATCAAAATTCAAATCTTAGAAATGTTACGGCATCGGATAAAATAAATAAATATTTTTGGGAATGTGATTATCAAGAAATACTTACAGATATTGATACACCAAATGACTACGAAAAATTGAAAGGTATAAAATGA
- a CDS encoding glycoside hydrolase family 97 protein: MKKKFQLFLLIFLLSIRLCYSQNYILKSPNEKLIANIVNNQGLKYTITYNNINLVKDAEISINIDEKEYPLLNSNVVNFKNSYINENINSVIPTKSIQIKNNCNELILIFRENIWVVFRAFNNGFAYRIITDLSNPVKVFDEKVNIKFAENFKIYFPEEESFISHYERNYKYLQLNEISEKQFCSLPALIDCNNGIKIGITESGLSKYPNLFLNGSSSNNLIGIFPKFVIQTEQDNNSDRNEKITKEANYIAEIEGSKDLPWRIFMISENDKDLLENQLVYILSDESAIKETSWIKPGKVAWDWWNANNIYGVDFKSGINTETYKYYIDFANKFSLDYIILDEGWSKTTTNILESNDELNIEELINYGKQKNVGIILWVLWKPLNENLAEVLDKYKEWGAKGIKVDFMQRADQWMVNYYEKVLIEASKRQLLVDFHGAFKPAGLVRKYPNYISNEGVKGLENCKWSEEITPDFNCTLPFTRMLAGPIDYTPGAMINSEEKNFRIIFEKPMSQGTRAHQIALYVILESPLQMLADNPSNYYANETSTKYISKIPTIWDVTISLEGKVGDYVLVARKKDNIWYIGGITDWTERDFEIKFDFLENKNYNIEIAKDGINANRYASDIKFVNAKIKFGDTIKIHLAKGGGFTAILTPVE, translated from the coding sequence ATGAAAAAGAAATTTCAGTTATTTTTATTAATATTTTTATTATCAATTCGACTTTGTTATTCGCAAAACTATATTTTAAAATCTCCTAATGAAAAATTGATTGCAAATATTGTTAACAATCAAGGACTTAAATACACAATTACATACAATAACATAAATTTAGTTAAAGATGCTGAAATATCGATAAATATTGATGAAAAGGAATATCCGCTGCTAAATTCAAATGTTGTCAATTTCAAAAATTCTTATATTAATGAAAATATTAATTCTGTTATTCCAACAAAATCAATTCAAATAAAAAACAATTGCAATGAACTTATATTAATATTTAGGGAAAATATTTGGGTTGTTTTTAGAGCTTTTAATAATGGATTTGCATATAGAATAATTACGGATTTATCAAATCCGGTAAAAGTCTTTGATGAAAAAGTTAATATCAAATTTGCTGAAAACTTTAAAATTTATTTTCCTGAAGAAGAAAGTTTTATTTCACATTATGAAAGAAACTATAAATATTTACAACTCAATGAAATATCAGAAAAACAATTTTGCTCATTACCAGCGTTGATAGATTGTAACAATGGAATTAAAATTGGTATAACAGAATCCGGACTTTCAAAATATCCGAATTTATTTTTGAATGGGAGTTCATCAAATAATTTAATCGGAATTTTTCCAAAATTTGTGATTCAAACTGAGCAAGATAATAATTCTGATAGAAATGAAAAAATTACAAAAGAAGCAAATTATATTGCAGAGATTGAAGGAAGTAAAGATTTGCCTTGGCGAATATTTATGATTAGTGAAAACGATAAAGACCTTTTAGAAAATCAGTTGGTTTATATTCTATCGGATGAATCGGCAATTAAAGAAACAAGTTGGATAAAGCCTGGTAAAGTTGCTTGGGATTGGTGGAATGCAAATAATATTTACGGTGTTGATTTTAAATCGGGAATTAACACTGAGACGTACAAATATTATATAGATTTTGCGAATAAATTCAGTCTTGATTATATAATCCTTGATGAAGGCTGGTCGAAAACTACAACAAATATTTTAGAATCAAATGATGAATTAAATATTGAAGAATTAATAAACTATGGTAAACAAAAAAATGTTGGAATTATTCTCTGGGTTTTGTGGAAACCGCTAAATGAAAATCTTGCGGAAGTACTCGATAAATATAAAGAATGGGGAGCTAAAGGAATTAAAGTTGATTTTATGCAAAGAGCCGATCAATGGATGGTAAATTATTATGAGAAAGTTTTAATTGAAGCATCAAAGAGACAATTACTTGTTGATTTTCACGGAGCATTTAAACCAGCCGGGCTAGTTAGAAAATATCCTAATTACATTTCTAATGAAGGAGTTAAAGGGTTGGAAAATTGCAAATGGAGTGAAGAAATTACTCCGGATTTTAATTGTACGTTGCCATTTACCAGAATGTTAGCCGGACCAATAGATTACACACCCGGAGCCATGATAAATTCTGAAGAAAAAAATTTTAGAATCATTTTTGAAAAACCGATGAGCCAAGGAACTCGCGCTCATCAAATTGCGCTATATGTAATTTTGGAAAGTCCGCTGCAAATGTTGGCTGATAATCCATCAAATTATTATGCAAATGAAACTTCAACGAAATATATTTCTAAAATTCCAACAATTTGGGATGTAACAATCTCACTTGAAGGAAAAGTTGGAGATTATGTTTTGGTCGCAAGAAAAAAAGATAATATTTGGTACATAGGAGGAATTACAGATTGGACCGAAAGAGATTTTGAAATTAAATTTGATTTTCTTGAAAACAAAAATTATAATATTGAAATTGCTAAAGATGGTATTAACGCCAACCGATATGCAAGTGATATTAAATTTGTAAATGCAAAAATAAAATTTGGTGATACAATAAAAATTCACTTAGCAAAAGGCGGAGGTTTTACAGCAATTTTAACGCCGGTAGAATAA
- the glmS gene encoding glutamine--fructose-6-phosphate transaminase (isomerizing) codes for MCGIVGYIGNKNCVPIITNGLKMLEYRGYDSAGIGVIQGNNCYIEKKVGKVAFLDEALKNSGISATLGIGHTRWATHGGPSEINAHPHFNSDKTICVIHNGIIENYSVLKKELILEGFNFISETDTEVLVHLVDRFFKRGNTLFKSVRKALAEVEGAYGICVISSDEPDKMIVARKGSPLVIGIGNGENFVASDVSALVAHTSQVVYLDDNEIAEVTKDGFQAFSIADREIKKEIEEITISLDEISKGGFKHFMMKEIMEQPESITNSIRGRILLDEGSVKLGGLLTVQDKLANAKRIIISACGTSWHAGLVAEYMIEQFAEIPVEVEYASEFRYRNPIVQKDDVMIFISQSGETADTLAAMKEAKRRGALVLGVCNVVGSSIARESDAGVYIHAGPEIGVASTKAFTSQLVVFALITILIARKKHMSEIDGKNILKELTLIPEKVEKILQLNDEIEKIAEKFVNAKNFLYLGRGYNFPVALEGALKLKEISYIHAEGYPAAEMKHGPIALIDENMPAIFLAPKDSVYDKIISNIEEVKARKGKIIAIASENDHEIDSLVDFTIKIPETIRMLMPILNVIPLQLLSYHIAVKKGLNVDQPRNLAKSVTVE; via the coding sequence ATGTGCGGAATTGTTGGATATATCGGAAATAAAAATTGTGTACCGATAATTACAAACGGTTTAAAAATGTTGGAATACAGAGGTTATGATTCCGCTGGAATTGGTGTAATTCAAGGAAATAATTGTTATATAGAAAAAAAAGTTGGAAAAGTTGCATTTTTAGATGAAGCACTAAAAAATAGCGGAATTTCAGCAACACTTGGAATTGGTCATACAAGATGGGCAACTCATGGTGGACCATCGGAAATTAATGCACACCCTCATTTTAATTCAGATAAAACAATTTGTGTAATTCATAATGGAATTATTGAAAATTATTCAGTTCTTAAAAAAGAACTGATTTTAGAAGGTTTTAATTTTATCAGTGAAACCGATACAGAAGTTCTTGTTCATTTAGTTGATAGATTTTTTAAGCGAGGAAATACACTATTTAAATCCGTTAGAAAAGCTTTGGCAGAAGTTGAAGGAGCTTATGGAATTTGTGTAATTTCTTCAGATGAACCAGATAAAATGATAGTTGCAAGAAAAGGTTCACCTTTAGTAATTGGAATTGGTAATGGAGAAAATTTTGTTGCTTCTGATGTAAGTGCTCTTGTTGCTCACACAAGTCAAGTTGTTTATTTAGATGATAATGAAATTGCCGAAGTTACCAAAGATGGATTTCAAGCATTTTCGATTGCAGACCGCGAAATAAAAAAGGAAATTGAAGAAATTACAATTTCACTTGATGAAATTAGTAAAGGCGGCTTTAAACATTTCATGATGAAAGAAATTATGGAACAACCGGAATCTATTACAAATTCTATAAGAGGAAGAATTTTACTTGATGAAGGTTCCGTAAAATTAGGCGGATTGTTAACAGTTCAAGATAAATTAGCGAATGCAAAAAGAATTATTATTAGTGCATGCGGAACTTCATGGCATGCTGGTTTAGTTGCGGAATATATGATTGAGCAATTTGCAGAAATTCCCGTAGAAGTTGAATATGCTTCAGAATTTAGATATAGAAATCCAATTGTACAAAAAGATGATGTGATGATTTTTATTTCACAAAGCGGAGAAACAGCCGATACATTAGCTGCAATGAAAGAAGCAAAAAGACGAGGCGCATTAGTGTTAGGAGTTTGTAATGTTGTTGGAAGTTCAATTGCCCGCGAAAGTGATGCCGGTGTTTATATTCATGCCGGTCCGGAAATTGGAGTTGCATCAACTAAAGCTTTTACTTCACAATTAGTTGTTTTTGCACTAATTACAATTTTAATTGCACGCAAAAAACACATGAGTGAGATTGATGGAAAAAATATTCTGAAAGAATTAACTCTAATTCCGGAAAAAGTGGAAAAAATTCTACAACTAAATGATGAAATTGAAAAAATTGCTGAAAAATTTGTTAATGCAAAAAATTTCCTTTATTTGGGAAGAGGTTATAATTTTCCAGTTGCTTTAGAAGGCGCACTAAAACTTAAAGAAATTTCATACATTCATGCGGAAGGTTATCCCGCAGCCGAAATGAAACACGGACCAATTGCATTAATTGATGAAAATATGCCGGCAATTTTCCTCGCACCAAAAGATTCAGTTTATGATAAAATCATCAGCAATATTGAAGAAGTGAAAGCTCGTAAAGGAAAAATTATTGCAATCGCTTCAGAAAACGATCATGAAATAGATTCTCTTGTAGATTTTACAATTAAAATTCCAGAAACAATTAGAATGTTAATGCCAATTTTAAATGTAATTCCTTTGCAATTATTGTCATATCACATTGCAGTTAAAAAGGGATTAAATGTTGACCAGCCAAGAAATCTTGCAAAAAGTGTAACAGTGGAGTAG